In one window of Clupea harengus chromosome 4, Ch_v2.0.2, whole genome shotgun sequence DNA:
- the LOC116220340 gene encoding uncharacterized protein LOC116220340 → MNLWGDAAALLLLTAVCLSFCAEALEKVEARCHSNVSLPCDAHSQNYRSLTWYKLHSRTSILKRKGGNITTYDYPRAVALGPQGELILPRVTPDDSGTFECLRKANVGGQNQESIINLSVTACIRPTEVMPTPSLLPALEGPLLEGMVVVHAGWAFLGFSSLSLLKIILCFVSVKVFAKVRCSRNQRLGSQRSRRFQVRPRFGGGVVSFIKRVLPWMKELASTEWPHVLFLTPTDGSLLL, encoded by the exons ATGAATTTATGGG GTGATGCTGCAGCTCTGCTGCTCCTGACAGCAGTGTGTCTGAGTTTCTGTGCGGAGGCCCTGGAGAAGGTGGAGGCCCGGTGCCATTCTAACGTCAGCCTCCCCTGTGATGCTCACAGCCAGAACTACCGCTCTCTCACCTGGTACAAG CTGCACAGCCGGACGAGTATCCTCAAGAGGAAGGGGGGTAATATCACCACATATGATTACCCCCGTGCAGTTGCCCTTGGGCCTCAGGGGGAGCTGATCCTGCCCCGTGTTACCCCCGATGACTCGGGCACCTTCGAGTGCCTCCGGAAGGCAAACGTTGGGGGGCAGAACCAGGAGTCAATCATTAACCTCTCTGTTACAG cctgcaTTCGGCCCACGGAGGTGATGCCCACGCCCAGCCTGCTGCCTGCTCTAGAGGGCCCCCTGCTGgaggggatggtggtggtgcaCGCAGGCTGGGCCTTCCTTGGCTTCAGCTCCCTCAGCCTCCTCAAAATCATCCTCTGCTTCGTGTCCGTCAAG GTCTTTGCCAAGGTCAGATGCTCCAGGAATCAGCGGCTGGGAAGCCAAAGGTCACGGAG GTTTCAGGTGCGACCTAGGTTCGGGGGCGGAGTCGTTTCCTTTATAAAGCGTGTCCTGCCGTGGATGAAGGAGCTTGCTAGTACCGAGTGGCCTCACGTCCTGTTTCTAACGCCAACGGATGGATCTCTACTGTTGTGA